ATTAATGGATGTGGGACAATGTAATGATGCTTATTCTGCGATTCAAATTGCCTTAGCATTAGCTAATGCTTTTAATGTGGATGTTAATGAATTACCGTTATCCATGATTTTATCTTGGTATGAACAAAAAGCGGTTTCTATTTTATTAACATTGCTTTATTTAGGCATCAAAGATATTCGCCTCGGCCCTACATTACCTGCCTTTATTTCTCCCCATGTTTTCCAACTGTTACAACGTCAATATAACCTCCAACCTATTACCACTCCTGATGCTGATTTAGCCGCTTGTTTAGCTTAGGTTAATGGTACTGTAGAGACGTTGTATACAACGTCTCTACATGGGTTTTGACTTCAATAATCACCTCCCGCTCCACCACCTCCACTGGAACTTCCGCCACCCCCATAACTACTACTTTCGCTAACTTGGGGAATAATTTCTTTTTCTTGTTTTTGATAATTGCAACATTGACAAGTTAATGTAATTAACCGAGTTCCACTGTGATAAATGGTCGCTATCAGGAAATCATAACAAATAATTAAGAAATTTAAAGTTTTGTTCGCTTATCAAGTTTTTATTTACAATTTAATGGCTTTAATTTAACATATTTGTTATAATAGTCTACTCTAGTCTAACCTTTTATGATCATCAGGTTTGTTCAATTCTGAACCCATAAAGATAGAATTAATAAATATAACCCTGATCTGAAGTATAATAGTACGGAATCTAAACCCTAGAGGCGTAAGGATAGTTTGATCTGCGGCTTATTGTCTTAGCTGACTCAGTGCGAATGTATTTTTCTTCCAATTCTGTATCGAGAGCCGACTTGCTAGTTATTGATGATACATTGGCAAATTTAAGGCTCTTAGTCAATCTGCTGCGAGAAAACGGCTATAAAGTTCGAGCCGTTAGTAATGGTTATGAGGCTCTGGAGACGATTCAAAAGAGTCCCCCCGACTTAATTTTATTGGATATTCTCATGCCCGATTTATCGGGTTATGAAGTTTGTCAACAGTTAAAAGAAAGCCCAAAAACCCAAGACATTCCGATTATATTCCTGAGTGCCTTAAGTGACGGATTAGATAAAGTCAAAGCCTTTAGTGTAGGAGGTTCAGACTATATTACTAAACCTTTTCAAGTAGAAGAAGTGTTAGCACGAGTGAAAAATCAACTCACCATTCAATGGCACAAAAAACAACTTCAACTTGAAATTTTAGAACGAGAACAAGCTCAAGAAGCTTTGCGTTTACAATATCAACGAGAACAAGCCTTAAATCGAGTTATCCGGGCTATTCGGAATTCCCTGGAACTTTCGACGGTCTTTTCTACCACTGTGACCGAAATTGGTCAACTCTTACAAGCAGATTGGGTGGCAATTATTCAACATTTCTCTCAATTCCATAGCTGGCAACCGATTGTTGAATATTTTCCCAATTCCGATCTAGCCAAATTGGTTAATACTAAACTGTTGAATTCCCAAGGGTTATTAACAGAACGTTTAAAATTATTACAGGTCTTTTGTGTTGAAGACCCTCACAATATCATCGATTCCAGCAATCAAGATTTAGTTGAACAATATCCGAGAATTTGGTTGGCAATTCCCGTTTATTCTAATGGAGAAGTCTGGGGAAGTTTAAGTATTGTCAGACATCAATCCCTTCCCTGGTCAGAAACTGATGTCGAATTAGCGGTGGTTGTCACTGATCAATTAGCGATCGCAATTGGGCAATCTCAACTTTATGAACAACTGCACCAAGTCAATCACGAATTAGAACGTCTTGCTAATTTAGATGGATTAACCCAAGTCCCTAATCGTCGCAGGTTTGATCGAGTTTTAGAACAAGAATGGCTAAGATTGCGACGAGAAAAACTGCCTTTATCCCTAATTTTAGCAGACATCGATTATTTTAAATTATATAATGATACCTATGGTCATTTATCCGGGGATGATTGTTTAAAGCAAGTCGCACAAACCATTCATGAAACCCTCAAGCGTCCTGCGGATTTAGTCGCCCGTTATGGAGGAGAAGAATTTGCGATTATTCTTCCCAATACTTCCTTAGCGGGAGCCATACAAGTAGCTGAACAAATCCGACAAGCGGTTTATAATTTACAATTACCCCATATCGCCTCCCCTGGCAAACAAGTGATCACCCTGAGTTTAGGAGTGAGTAGTTTAATTCCTCCCATCGATGAAGAACCCCAAATTTTAATTCAAAAAGCAAATCAAGCTTTATATAAAGCCAAAAATCTCGGAAAAAATATTGTGTGCGAGCTTTGAGACTCAGGAGATATCACAAACGGATTAGATGGGTGCCCCCAATTTCCCATTCAAAGCAACCCGGAATCAGGTCAATACTTTAGCCTGTTTTATCAACAGTTGAAATTAAGGCAACTCCTTAAATAAAAGTTTTATAAAGATTAAGGGTTTTTGGGACAACAATACATAAAATAAAGATAGGATGGGGGTTTGTTTTTGATTCTGACTCAATAAAAAACAAATTTATCATTTTTCAACCCAAATCCAGAGGGGCAAGTCTTATGATAAATAAACAGCCATCATTGGTATCCAATTTAACTCAACGAGCCGAAACCTTAAAAGGTTTTTCTCAACAGATGAGTTTAGGGATTAGCATTTTAGGATTTTTGGGATTGCTGAGTTGGATGGGGCAACAAGTTTTTGCTGATTCGATTTTATTCAATTTGATTCCCTTAAATATTTATACCACAATCAGTTTAACCCTGAGTGGATTAACATTAGGGTTCTGGCATTATAAAAACCGAAATTTCCTCGAATCCCAGACCCCAAAAATCCTAAAATTAGCCCTTACAATAGGAGAATTGAGCATCATTTTTATCGCTCTATTTACCCTCCTATATCATCTGTATGATCACATCTTTCTTTCCCCATTTCCAGCCTTTTCCAGTGGCTCTCTTCTAGTGCCAATGCAGATGAATACCGCTTTCGCATTTCTGATGCTGGGCTTGGCGTTGATCCTTTTAAACCGCACTCATCCCCCTGATTTTTTCATTGAAATTTTGGTGATGGGGGCTGGATTTATCATGGTTTTGGGACTATTAACCCCGATTTACAATTACATTTATTTTGAACCCGAATTCACCCCAGAAATCCGATGGCAAAGCGCAATCCTCGTCCTATTGCTGTGTAGTAGCCTATTGAGTGCTCGCCCCCATCGAGGATTAATGTTGATTCTCCTGGGGGACAGTATGGGTAGCCATCTGGCCCGTCAACTCTTACCAGGGATACTCTTGTTACCCCCAATTTTAGGGGGTTTGGGACTATGGGGGGTACAGAAAGCCTTCTATAACGAACCGATGGCGCTCGCCATCAGTACGACCCTAGATATGGTGATGGTATTAGGACTGGTGAGTTGGAATGCCAACACCCTCAACCAAATTGATCAGCGTCGGCGATATGCCGAAGTTAGCCTTCAAGAAACTAATTTACAACTCGAAAACCGGGTTGAAGAACGCACTCAACAACTGCGTGAAAGTGAAGAACAATTTCGACAATTAGCAGAAAATATTCGAGACATCTTTTTTATTAATACCTTTAATCATACTCAACTCATTTATATTAGTCCCACATACCCAGAAATTTTTGGTCGTTCCTGTGAGAGTCTTTATCAAAATCCGAATTCTTGGTTTGATGCGATTCATCCCGATGATCGGAACCGGGTTAAAGTTGCTTTACAACAGCAAACCCAAGGGGAACCATTCTATCAAGAATACCGGGTTATTCGCCCCGATGGTTCTCTGCGTTGGGTATTATCCCGCACGTTTTTAATTCGCAATAATGCCGGAGAATATTACCGAATTGTCGGACTGGTGGAAGATATTACCCAACGTAAACAAGCCGAACTGGACTTACAACAAGCGAAAGTTAACTTAGAAACCCAAGTTGATCAACGAACGGCTGAGTTACAAACTTGGAAACAACGTTATGAAATCGCCGTCGAAGTCAGTGGTCAACTGTTATATGAATATGATTTATTGACTCAACAACATACCTGGGGAAACAATGCCAAAACATTATTAGGCTACGATGTTGCAGAAATGCCCCTGACCCTTGAAGGGTTTTTAAGTTTAATTCATCCTGATGATCGAGAAGCTTGGCGACAAGAAACTCAAAAAATGTTGCAGAAAAACTCACTTCGATTTCAATCTCAATATCGCTTACTCAACAAAAAAGGAGCTTATATTTGGATAGAAGATCAATGTTATTTGGCGACAATTAATGGAAATTATAGAACCAAACTTATTGGTTTTTTACGAGATATTAGTGAGCAGAAAAAAATTGAAATTACCCAATCTCAACTGGCTGCAATTGTTGAATTTTCAGATGATGCGATTATTAGTAAAACCTTAGATGGGATAGTGATTAGTTGGAATATTGGCGCTGAACGGTTGTTTGGATATACAGCCACAGAAATGATGGGTCAATCCATCTCAATTTTATTACCCTTAGAACGTTCCTCGGAAGAAGATGAAATTTTACAACGACTGCTTCACGGTGAACAAATTCAACATTTTGAAACCGTCCGAAGACGAAAAGATAGCAGCTTAGTCCATATTTCTTTAACAATTTCTCCGGTTAAAAATAGCAAAGGAGAGATGATTGGAGTATCTAAAATTGCGCGAGATATTAGTGAACGTAAACGCATAGAAGCGGATTGGCGGGAAAGTGAAGAACGATTTCGCAGTGCCTTTGAAAATGCTTCGATTGGCATGGCAATTGTCAGTTTAAAAGGCCAGTGGGTCAGGGTTAATCAAGCCTTATGTGAAATGCTGGGATATACTCAGGGAGAATTATTAAATTTAACCTTTCAAGACATTACCTATCCTGATGACTTAGAGAAAGATTGGGAAAATTATCATAATTTATTAAATCAAGTTATTCAAAATTATCAAAGTGAAAAGCGATATCTTAATAAACAAGGACAGATCATTTGGGTCTTATTGAATAGTACATTAGTTCGAGATGATCAAGGAAACCCTTTATATTTTATTGCCCAAATTCAAGATATTACTCAACGCCAACAACTTGAACAAGAATTACTGCAAAAACAACAATTATTAGATGCGTTTATTACCAGTGCTCCTGTAGGAATGACCGTTCTGGATGAGCAACTGAGATTTGCTTTTATTAATCAAGCCCTTGCAGAAATCAATGGAATTTTAGTAGAAGAGCATATTGGTAAAACCCCTTGGGATATTGTACCGGATTTAGCCATTAAACAAGAAAAAATCTTTCACGAAGTTTTAAATGAAGGGAGAACCATTCTTTCCGTTGAAATTTCGGGAGAAACCCTTAAACAACCCGGAGTTAATCGCACTTGGTTAGTCTCTTACTTTCCCATTCGTTCTCAATCTCAGAAACCCGTTGGTATCGGAATTGTTGTGGCTGAAATTACCGACCGTAAACAAGCGGAAGCTGCCTTACGCGATAGTGAAGCTCGTTTCCGAGCCATTTTTAACCAAACCTTCCAATTAATGGGACTGTTAACCTGTGAAGGCATGATTTTAGAAATTAATCAAACCGCCTTAGATTTTTCAGATTTACAGTATCAAGATATCGTGAATCAACCGTTTTGGCAAGGACGCTGGTGGACAGTTTCTCCCCAAACTCAAGCCCAACTTCTGGATGCAATTCATCGAGCGGCTCAAGGGGAATTTGTTCGCTATGAAGTTGAAATTTTTAGCCACAATTATCAACTGAAAACCCTTGATTTTTCTCTGCGTCCGTTATTTAATGAAACCGGAGAAGTCAAGCTTTTAATTGCTGAAGGACGAGATATTACTGAACAACAAACCTTACAACTGGAATTAGCCCAACGAGAATCCTGGTTAGATGCTTTTTTTGCTTGTGCTCCGGCTGGATTATTAATTTTAGATAATCAAAAACGATTTATTAAAGTTAACGATTCCATTGCTCGAATGCACCGAATTCCCGCTCAAGATCATATTGGTCAATCCATTCAAGATGTGTTTTGTGAATATACAGCCATTTTAGAATTTGTTGGCGATGAAGTTTTAAGCAAAGGAAACCCGATTTTGGATTTAGAAATTAGTGGCGAATATATTTATCCGGGGATTAGAAATTATTGGATGGCATCCTTTTTCCCCCTATCAAGGGATATTCAAGGCTGTCCTTCCGGGGTGGGTGGGGTGTTATTAGATATTACCGAACGCAAGCGAGTCGAATTAGAATTACGGTCTGTGAGTGAACGATTGCAATATTTACTAACGGTGAGTCCCGCCGTGATTTTTAGTTGTCAACCCCAAGAAGATTATGACATTACCTTTATGAGTGATAATGTTCGCAGTTTGTTGGGGTATTATGCGCCAGAATTTATGAGAAATCCTGGGTTTTGGTTAAGTCATGTTCATCCTGAAGATATTAAATTATTACGCTCAGGATTACAGCATATTTTAAAACGAGATGTCTTTAGTTATGAATATCGATTTTTACACGCTGATCGCACCTATCGTTGGTTAGATATGCAAATGCGATTAGTTCGAGATACGAAAGGACAACCTTTAGAAATTGTGGGATACTGGGTTAATATTACTGATCGCAAAAAAGCTCAATCTGAACTCCAAATTACTCAAAGACGATTACAAACGGTAATTGAAACCATCGGAAATGGCATCACGTTGAGCAATAACCAAGGAGAATTTTTAATTTTTAATTCTCAAATGGAAAGCATCACCGGATATGGCTTAGAAGATACCCAAAGTCACCCCGATTTTATGAAGTTGCTTTATCCTGATAGTAAGGCTTATCAACAGGCGGGAGAACGTTTACAACAGGTAATTCATCAAGGCGCATTACATAATATTGAAACAACGATTATTACTAAATTAGGGGATACTAAAACGCTCTTGGTTTCAACAGTGTTATTAGAAGATGAACGGGGAGAATTATTTTTAACGGTTTATCAAGATATTACCGAACGCAAACGCACAGAAGCTGCATTACAAGAAGTTAATGATTTATTACAAGCAACGATTCTAGCTGCTCCCGTTGCTATTGATGTAATTGATAAAACGGGGAAAGTCTTGGTGTGGAATCCAGCCGCAGAACGAATTTTTGGTTGGTCATTTCAAGAAGTGATTGGTCAATCTTTACCCATGATTCCTAATGATTCTATACAAGAATTTGAAGAATTCGTGAATCATACATTTGCCGGAGATACCCTCAGCCAAGTGGAAACCAAACGTCAACGCAAAGATGGATCTTTAGTGGATATTAGTTTATCGACGGCTTTAGTGCGGAATTCCCAAGGTCAAATTATTGCGGCGATGGGAATTTGTGAAGATATTAGTGAACGCAAACGCACGGAGGAAGCGTTACGTCGTTATGAAAGAATTGTCGCCGCAACAACGGATCAAATTTGTTTAATTGATCGTAACTATACCTATCAGTTAGCAAACCCCGCCTATTTGAATCTTTATCATCAAGCTTTAGACAATTTGATCGGTCTTCCTCTGATCAATTTGGTCGGTCAAGAGCAATTTGATCAGATGATGAAACCTCATTTAGAACGGTGTTTAGAAGGAGAAGTCATCCATGCTCATTTTTGGTTAAGTTCTGGAACTTTAGAGTCTCAATTTCTTAGTATTACTTACGCACCTTATTATGAACTCAACCAGGATATTTCCGGTGTGGTGATTAGTATTCGCAATTTAACGGAACTCAAAATTGCCGAAGAAAAATTACGACAAAGTGAAGAAGCATTAGTTGAAGCTCAACGCATTGCTCATATTGGAAATTGGAAATTTGATGTGGCGACTCAACAAATGAGTTGGTCAGAAGAAATGTACAGAATTTTTGGATTAGAACACCCCCATCCTGAACCCAATTACCAACAATATTTACAGTATGTTCATCCCGAAGATCGCTCTAGTGTTGAGGAGCATATTCAAGCCGCTATTCAAGGGGGGATTTCTTATGAACTGGATTATCGGATTATTAGAGCCGATGGTTCTATTCGCTATTTAGAAGTTCGGGGAGAAGGAGTTAGAGATCAACAAGACAATATTGTTCAACTGTTTGGAACAGCTTTAGATATTAGCGATCGCAAACAAGTGGAATTAGAACTACAAAAAGCCAAAGAATCCGCAGAAATCGCCAATAAAGCCAAAAGCCTGTTTATTGCCAATATGAGCCATGAATTAAGAACACCCTTAAATGCAATTCTTGGATTTGCTCAATTAATGAGCCATGATCCG
This sequence is a window from Planktothrix sp. FACHB-1365. Protein-coding genes within it:
- a CDS encoding diguanylate cyclase domain-containing protein, which produces MYFSSNSVSRADLLVIDDTLANLRLLVNLLRENGYKVRAVSNGYEALETIQKSPPDLILLDILMPDLSGYEVCQQLKESPKTQDIPIIFLSALSDGLDKVKAFSVGGSDYITKPFQVEEVLARVKNQLTIQWHKKQLQLEILEREQAQEALRLQYQREQALNRVIRAIRNSLELSTVFSTTVTEIGQLLQADWVAIIQHFSQFHSWQPIVEYFPNSDLAKLVNTKLLNSQGLLTERLKLLQVFCVEDPHNIIDSSNQDLVEQYPRIWLAIPVYSNGEVWGSLSIVRHQSLPWSETDVELAVVVTDQLAIAIGQSQLYEQLHQVNHELERLANLDGLTQVPNRRRFDRVLEQEWLRLRREKLPLSLILADIDYFKLYNDTYGHLSGDDCLKQVAQTIHETLKRPADLVARYGGEEFAIILPNTSLAGAIQVAEQIRQAVYNLQLPHIASPGKQVITLSLGVSSLIPPIDEEPQILIQKANQALYKAKNLGKNIVCEL
- a CDS encoding PAS domain S-box protein — encoded protein: MINKQPSLVSNLTQRAETLKGFSQQMSLGISILGFLGLLSWMGQQVFADSILFNLIPLNIYTTISLTLSGLTLGFWHYKNRNFLESQTPKILKLALTIGELSIIFIALFTLLYHLYDHIFLSPFPAFSSGSLLVPMQMNTAFAFLMLGLALILLNRTHPPDFFIEILVMGAGFIMVLGLLTPIYNYIYFEPEFTPEIRWQSAILVLLLCSSLLSARPHRGLMLILLGDSMGSHLARQLLPGILLLPPILGGLGLWGVQKAFYNEPMALAISTTLDMVMVLGLVSWNANTLNQIDQRRRYAEVSLQETNLQLENRVEERTQQLRESEEQFRQLAENIRDIFFINTFNHTQLIYISPTYPEIFGRSCESLYQNPNSWFDAIHPDDRNRVKVALQQQTQGEPFYQEYRVIRPDGSLRWVLSRTFLIRNNAGEYYRIVGLVEDITQRKQAELDLQQAKVNLETQVDQRTAELQTWKQRYEIAVEVSGQLLYEYDLLTQQHTWGNNAKTLLGYDVAEMPLTLEGFLSLIHPDDREAWRQETQKMLQKNSLRFQSQYRLLNKKGAYIWIEDQCYLATINGNYRTKLIGFLRDISEQKKIEITQSQLAAIVEFSDDAIISKTLDGIVISWNIGAERLFGYTATEMMGQSISILLPLERSSEEDEILQRLLHGEQIQHFETVRRRKDSSLVHISLTISPVKNSKGEMIGVSKIARDISERKRIEADWRESEERFRSAFENASIGMAIVSLKGQWVRVNQALCEMLGYTQGELLNLTFQDITYPDDLEKDWENYHNLLNQVIQNYQSEKRYLNKQGQIIWVLLNSTLVRDDQGNPLYFIAQIQDITQRQQLEQELLQKQQLLDAFITSAPVGMTVLDEQLRFAFINQALAEINGILVEEHIGKTPWDIVPDLAIKQEKIFHEVLNEGRTILSVEISGETLKQPGVNRTWLVSYFPIRSQSQKPVGIGIVVAEITDRKQAEAALRDSEARFRAIFNQTFQLMGLLTCEGMILEINQTALDFSDLQYQDIVNQPFWQGRWWTVSPQTQAQLLDAIHRAAQGEFVRYEVEIFSHNYQLKTLDFSLRPLFNETGEVKLLIAEGRDITEQQTLQLELAQRESWLDAFFACAPAGLLILDNQKRFIKVNDSIARMHRIPAQDHIGQSIQDVFCEYTAILEFVGDEVLSKGNPILDLEISGEYIYPGIRNYWMASFFPLSRDIQGCPSGVGGVLLDITERKRVELELRSVSERLQYLLTVSPAVIFSCQPQEDYDITFMSDNVRSLLGYYAPEFMRNPGFWLSHVHPEDIKLLRSGLQHILKRDVFSYEYRFLHADRTYRWLDMQMRLVRDTKGQPLEIVGYWVNITDRKKAQSELQITQRRLQTVIETIGNGITLSNNQGEFLIFNSQMESITGYGLEDTQSHPDFMKLLYPDSKAYQQAGERLQQVIHQGALHNIETTIITKLGDTKTLLVSTVLLEDERGELFLTVYQDITERKRTEAALQEVNDLLQATILAAPVAIDVIDKTGKVLVWNPAAERIFGWSFQEVIGQSLPMIPNDSIQEFEEFVNHTFAGDTLSQVETKRQRKDGSLVDISLSTALVRNSQGQIIAAMGICEDISERKRTEEALRRYERIVAATTDQICLIDRNYTYQLANPAYLNLYHQALDNLIGLPLINLVGQEQFDQMMKPHLERCLEGEVIHAHFWLSSGTLESQFLSITYAPYYELNQDISGVVISIRNLTELKIAEEKLRQSEEALVEAQRIAHIGNWKFDVATQQMSWSEEMYRIFGLEHPHPEPNYQQYLQYVHPEDRSSVEEHIQAAIQGGISYELDYRIIRADGSIRYLEVRGEGVRDQQDNIVQLFGTALDISDRKQVELELQKAKESAEIANKAKSLFIANMSHELRTPLNAILGFAQLMSHDPIIPLYQRENLEIIRRSGDHLLHLINNVLDLSKIEAGRMTFDQSTFDLNYLILSTWEMFRLRVEAKGLKFILNIQPDVPQTVITDPNKLRQILINILGNAIKFTQKGSVSLTVNRKQETGNALRFEIQDSGVGISSAELNNIFDAFIQSQSGKKALEGTGLGLTISRKFVELMGGSLGVQSTLGFGSIFWFEIPVQIAHKSQVQSPQISRQVLSLAPGQPNYRILVVDDQLENRQLMIKLLTQIGFQVKEAENGHEALILWQEWQPDLIWMDIRMPIMDGYEATQHIRASLQGQSTVIIALTAYASKSDLHSALSAGCNDYLSKPFQEDELFSKMAKYLNVEYVYADPNLSSPRSPIPSDLVNSVLTSGSLLVMAPEWITNLQEAAQLCDEEEVLSLTEQIPPEHQGIAASLRALARDFQFQQIRQLTLSENPSEQSLDSSNVMAENPEKEMG